A region of the Sinorhizobium arboris LMG 14919 genome:
TGCGGAGAGCTTCCATCTGATCGGAACGTCGGGAACCGTGACGACGCTTGCGGGCGTGCATCTCGACCTGCCGCGCTACGACCGCCGCCGCGTGGACGGGCTCTGGCTTTCAGATGACGAGGTCTCGGCCATGCAGGCGCGTCTCCTTTCCTGGGATTTTGCCGCACGTGCCGCCAATCCGTGCATCGGGCCGGACCGGGCCGATCTGGTGCTCGCGGGCTGCGCGATCCTCGAGGCGATCCGCCGCCGCTGGCCGTCGACCCGCATGCGCGTCGCCGACCGCGGGCTTCGCGAAGGGCTGCTGACCGACATGATGGCGGATGACGGGGCCTGGCGCCGGGGGCGTCCGCGCCGCCATCAGCGCAGCTTCGGTCCCCCGCCGGCAGGTGAAGAGCGTGTGAAGCGCCACGAAGGAACCGAGGCATGACGAAATCACCGATCGGCGGCAACCGCAGCGGCCGCAAGCTCGGCCAGAAGGTCAAGAAGGGCAAGCTCAAAGCGTCTTCGCGCCGCTGGATCGAGCGCCACATCAACGACCCCTACGTTCAGCGGGCGCAGCTCGAAGGCTACCGCGCAAGGGCGGCCTTCAAGCTCCTGGAGATCGACGAAAAGCACAAGATTCTGGCAGGCGCGAAGCGCATCATCGATCTGGGCGCGGCGCCCGGGAGCTGGTCCCAGATCGCCGCCAAGGTGACGAACTCGACCGATCCAGATCCACGTGTTGCGGCGATCGACTTCCTCGAAATGGACCCGATCCCCGGAGTCCGCTTCCTTCAGATGGATTTCCTCGATCCGGCGGCGCCGGAAAAGCTGAAGGAGGCGATCGGCGGAGCTCCTGATATCGTCATGTCCGACATGGCGGCTCCGACCACGGGCCATCGCCAGACCGACCATATCAGAACCATGCATCTCTGCGAGGTGGCGGCGCATTTCGCCGTCGAGGTTCTCGCGGAGGGCGGGCATTTTCTGGCGAAGACCTTCCAGGGCGGCACCGAGCGCGACCTCCTGAACATGCTGAAGCAGAACTTCCGCCAGGTCGTCCATGTGAAGCCGGCGTCCTCCCGTGCCGAATCGGTCGAGATGTTTCTGCTCGCCAAGGGCTTCAAAGGCCGCCATGCGTCAGAGAGCGACGATACGGCAAAGGGTGCCGCGGAGGAATAGAGGCATGCTGCTATACGTGACCCTCGGCTCCAACGATCTCCAGAGGGCAGGCGCTTTCTACGACACGGCGCTTGCACCCCTCGGCCTCAGGCGCCGCAAGGAGGATGAAGTGGAGATCGGCTACGGTGCGGAGGGTGATTTCCGTTGCCGCCTCTGGGTGGTGACGCCGTTCAACCGCGAGGCCGCGACGATCGGCAATGGCTCGATGGTGGCACTCGAAGCGGAAAGTCGCGCGGCGGTGGACGCCTTCCATGCCGCGGCGCTCGCCGGCGGCGGCACCGATGAAGGCGCGCCGGGGCTGCGGCCCTTCCACGCCAATTTCTACGCGGCTTACGTCCGTGACCCGGACGGCAACAAGCTTTCGGCGGTCTGCGAGCGGCCGGAATAGGGTTGGCGGATTTGCTCCCTCGTCCCTGTGCCCGTCACAGGGAATGAGCGGTGGCGCGTGCGCGGCCGAAAGAGCTCGTTCAGCCCAAGGACTTGGTCTGGCCGGATTCCCGAGCACGGGAATGAAGAGGAGCAGAAGCCTCGCCTCGCTTTGCCGCGGCCGACAAGCGCGCCGCTGCCTCGCATGGGCTCCAAGCGCGGCGCCTCATGACCGCCCTCATTTGCCGGCAGCCGTCGTCTCCGCTCCCCTTACCGCCAGCCGGTGGCCGGAAACGGAGGCGCCGGCATTCTTCGCCATGGCGATGAAGGGGATCGCCGCCAGCAGATTGGCGATGGCGATGATCATGAAGGCGACGTGGAAGTCCTCAAGCTCAAGCGGTTTGCCGCTGAGCGCCGTCTCGATTTCGAGAATGGCGCCTGCGATCGCGACGCCCAATGCAAGACTGATCTGCTGCAGCACGGCGCTCATCGATGTCGCCTTGCTGGCGTCGGCATCGTCGATGTCGGCGAAGGAGAGCGCGTTGACGCCGGTGAAGAAGAAGGAGCGGGCGAAACCGGCGACCAGCAGGACGGAGATCAACAGGAGATAGGGTGTCGCCGGCGTGAAGAAGCCGTTGGCGAAGGTCGTTGCGGCGGCAATAACGGCGGCGAGGAGCAGCGTCGTGCGGAAGCCGGCGAAAGCGAGCACGCGGCGCGCAAGGAACTTCGTGGTGATGGCGCCGACAGCGCCTATGAACGTGATGAGGCCCGATTGGAACGGGTCGAGGCCGAAGCCGACCTGCAGCATCAGCGGCATCAGAAATGGCACTGCGCCGACGGATATCCGGAAGATCGTGCCGCCGATCGAAGCGGCGCGGAAGGCGCCGTCGCGGAAGAGCTTAAGGTCGAGTACCGGCGCCGGATGCCGGCGCGCATGGAAGACATAGAGGAACGAAGCGGCGATACCGGCCGATACGGAACCGATGCCGATTTCCGGTGGCAGGGCCGGCAGGCTGATGACCGAAAGCCCGAAGACCACACCGGCGGCAGCGATGCCCCCGAGCAGGAAACCGAGGATGTCCACCGGCGGCGGGTTTCTCCGCTCCATCTCGGGCAGATAGATGCCGGAGAGAAAATAGCCGACGATCCCGACCGGCACGTTGATCAGGAAGATCCAGTGCCAGGAGAAGTACGTCGTGATAAAGCCGCCGAGCGGC
Encoded here:
- a CDS encoding RlmE family RNA methyltransferase, translating into MTKSPIGGNRSGRKLGQKVKKGKLKASSRRWIERHINDPYVQRAQLEGYRARAAFKLLEIDEKHKILAGAKRIIDLGAAPGSWSQIAAKVTNSTDPDPRVAAIDFLEMDPIPGVRFLQMDFLDPAAPEKLKEAIGGAPDIVMSDMAAPTTGHRQTDHIRTMHLCEVAAHFAVEVLAEGGHFLAKTFQGGTERDLLNMLKQNFRQVVHVKPASSRAESVEMFLLAKGFKGRHASESDDTAKGAAEE
- a CDS encoding VOC family protein; translation: MLLYVTLGSNDLQRAGAFYDTALAPLGLRRRKEDEVEIGYGAEGDFRCRLWVVTPFNREAATIGNGSMVALEAESRAAVDAFHAAALAGGGTDEGAPGLRPFHANFYAAYVRDPDGNKLSAVCERPE
- a CDS encoding DHA2 family efflux MFS transporter permease subunit; protein product: MNRIVPMILAIALFMEQMDSTVISTSLPAIARDIGVGPITLKLALTSYMVALAIFIPLSGWMADRFGAKRIFRAAILVFIAGSVFCAVADSLFAFVLARFLQGMGGAMMTPVARLVLVRSAPRSELVSAMALLTIPALVGPLAGPPLGGFITTYFSWHWIFLINVPVGIVGYFLSGIYLPEMERRNPPPVDILGFLLGGIAAAGVVFGLSVISLPALPPEIGIGSVSAGIAASFLYVFHARRHPAPVLDLKLFRDGAFRAASIGGTIFRISVGAVPFLMPLMLQVGFGLDPFQSGLITFIGAVGAITTKFLARRVLAFAGFRTTLLLAAVIAAATTFANGFFTPATPYLLLISVLLVAGFARSFFFTGVNALSFADIDDADASKATSMSAVLQQISLALGVAIAGAILEIETALSGKPLELEDFHVAFMIIAIANLLAAIPFIAMAKNAGASVSGHRLAVRGAETTAAGK